One Cucumis melo cultivar AY chromosome 8, USDA_Cmelo_AY_1.0, whole genome shotgun sequence genomic window, ATAATTTCAAGGAAGGAATGATATTGTCTTTGTTCTTCTCAACCGAATAAACTACTTTGGGTTCAATTGGATATTCGTATAATTTcgtcttctttttttagaaacaTTAACATAATACTTTGTTGGTTGAGGTTTCCTGTCACAAGGATTGCTATGTATCCGTACAAGAATCGTATTTTTCAAGTTCTGGACTTCAGATTGTAAACAACACTTTTAAAACTGACAAAATGCTGTTTTGTTTCAAGAAGTCGATGATTGCACAAGCTTCAATTTTTCTCCCTTACCATACTGGTTATACCCTGTCATTTAGTTGGTTTTGTCAGTTAGCATTGAAAGTTGACTTGTTGTTTTTAAGCTTTGGATTGCCCTCCTAATTGATTATGAAAAAGGTCATTTGCTCTTCTCGGGAACAAGGATGCTTTTTTAGATTCTAAAGCTATCCGTACTTAATGGATGACCCTGAGCTTCAAGTTCTTGTGTTTTTTTGGTATTGCCTTCCCTAAATGGATTCACTGTTTTCACTAACCTTTGCTTCTCATGCTCTTGTGTAAAGATATCTGGGCCTCTGGCGTTTCTCGTAGTTTTTTCATTTATTCtattatattcttttttctcTAGCATGAAGCATCAGATATCATGTATCTCTCCTGGTGGAATGACACTAAGTGAAGCTTCCATGTCCATGCCATCGTATAAATGGCAAAGAGTATTGCTTAAAGTAAGCGGTGAAGCACTTGCTGGTGATCGGTTGCAGAATATTGATCCAAAGGTTGGTGTTTGAAGGATGGCTATGTGTTGCATGTATACTATGCCCTTTTCATGATGTTTGACTTCTTGCATTTCTTTTGTGCTACTTCTTGGCTGCAGGTTACTATGGCTATTGCAAGGGAGGTTGCAGCTGTAACCCGTCTGGGCATTGAGGTAGCTCAACCCTTATATGCATACAAAATCCTTTTCTATATGATTCCTTGCCTAATTTTAATTGAATTTCGATGCTGTAACAGTAattatttgtttattgtttGGAGAGATACAAATCCATTGATGGACCATGACCAACTTTCTTTCTTAACTCTCAAAAGAACCGAGTAAACAAAATTTCTGATTACTAGCGCACAACTTATGCTTGTGGAGAAGGACAATGAATATTGATGAACCTATTATCTTATTTTAGAGTAATGGAATTCTGAAGCCAATTCTTTTTTCTCGTTTGGTATGTGCAATCATTATGGATGATGTTTTGTTTCAGGTTGCTATAGTAGTTGGTGGGGGTAACATTTTCCGTGGATCCTCGTGGGCCGGAAGTAGTGGTTTGGACCGTTCATCTGCTGATTACATTGGGTAATTTCCTTTGTACTATATATTTCTGGAGTCTTTTGGTACCACATTTTGCTATTGCACATACCTGTATGCAAGTAACGTGAAAATTCACATTAAATAAAGATGGAATATAAATATATCTCTATTATGTTGAGTTCATGAAAGGATATCATACTTGTTAATCATATGAAAACAAGAACATACTCCACTCATGTTTTCCTTCCCACGAAATCCTGATATTTTCTATGGTACTGGACTTGGAAACAACCACCATTAGATATTTGACCAGAAATCTCTTGTATTAAGATTGTTTGGAGCATGTTGGTAGACATTGTGCATTACtggttttgaaattttagttCTATATTTCAGGATGTTGGCAACAGTCATGAATGCTATATTTCTTCAAGCCACAATGGAGAGTATAGGCATTCCTACACGAGTGCAGACAGCATTTCGCATGTCCGAGGTTGCAGAGCCATATATTCGACGTAGGGCTGTGAGGCACTTGGAAAAAGGAAGAGTTGTGATCTTCGCAGCTGGTACAGGCAATCCGTTTTTCACTACAGATACTGCAGCAGCCCTCCGTTGCGCAGAAAGTGAGTCAAATCACTTTAAGAGTCGTGTTGAAATGACTTTCTAAGTACTTAGAAGAAAAGTATTTATAattgataaaaaaatattttttaacatttaaaaagtTATTCCAGACAGACCTCAAGTTTCTTAC contains:
- the LOC103485265 gene encoding uridylate kinase PUMPKIN, chloroplastic, with amino-acid sequence MAIPTSLIPTLSFDTISSSASYSSSSFSSQFLIPFKPHCLGLKTDNPTSNGSFIVHSFARGLGSNSAPLKRSMKHQISCISPGGMTLSEASMSMPSYKWQRVLLKVSGEALAGDRLQNIDPKVTMAIAREVAAVTRLGIEVAIVVGGGNIFRGSSWAGSSGLDRSSADYIGMLATVMNAIFLQATMESIGIPTRVQTAFRMSEVAEPYIRRRAVRHLEKGRVVIFAAGTGNPFFTTDTAAALRCAEINAEVLLKATNVDGVYDDDPRQNPNARLLETLTYQEVTSKDLSVMDMTAITLCQENNIPVVVFNLTKPDNISKAIKGERVGTLIGGTWNSMIAST